One genomic region from Streptomyces sp. NBC_01304 encodes:
- the ngcE gene encoding N-acetylglucosamine/diacetylchitobiose ABC transporter substrate-binding protein — protein MTTRMGSLDRRMFLRGAIAAAATASMATACSSPSSENNKGGPKGKTSAKNPFGVAKNSKVEAAIFDGGYGTDYVEFANTVIAKQIAGVKVDVKPVVDIGPQLQPRFVGGNPPDLIDNSGEDQIGFLGILDQLEELDDVFEANTYEGKKIADIVYPGVKAPGTFKGKFVGLNYVMTVYGVWYSKTLFEANGWTPPKTWDEALDLGQKAKKKGKYLFVHGKEAATYYRTLLIDSAIKEGGDEVRIALGNLEKDCWSHEAVQGVIKIMETMVKEKMFVPGGSGTQFQKAQAIWSNDQKALLYPSGGWIENEMKDATKKDFQMTGVPAMTLTDKPKIPYEALRAAAGEPFIVPKQGKNPAGGKEVLRAMLSEKAAANFSKTKLAPTIVKGTVPADGYGSTALVSQTKMLEAAGENIFNYTFVEAYGMNTDQLVPWNSFLAGDIDGKGLTSALQKISDKIREDDSIEKEKVS, from the coding sequence ATGACGACTCGTATGGGGTCTCTTGACAGGCGGATGTTCCTGCGCGGGGCGATAGCAGCAGCGGCCACGGCATCGATGGCGACTGCATGTAGCTCTCCCTCCTCCGAAAACAACAAGGGTGGCCCGAAGGGCAAGACCTCGGCCAAGAACCCGTTCGGCGTCGCCAAGAACTCCAAGGTCGAGGCGGCCATCTTCGACGGCGGCTACGGCACCGACTACGTCGAGTTCGCCAACACGGTCATCGCGAAGCAGATCGCCGGTGTCAAGGTCGACGTCAAGCCGGTCGTCGACATCGGCCCGCAGCTCCAGCCCCGCTTCGTCGGTGGCAACCCGCCGGACCTCATCGACAACTCCGGCGAGGACCAGATCGGCTTCCTGGGCATTCTCGACCAGCTCGAGGAGCTCGACGACGTCTTCGAGGCCAACACCTACGAGGGCAAGAAGATCGCCGACATCGTCTACCCCGGCGTCAAGGCCCCCGGCACCTTCAAGGGCAAGTTCGTCGGGCTCAACTACGTGATGACGGTGTACGGCGTCTGGTACTCCAAGACGCTGTTCGAGGCGAACGGCTGGACCCCACCGAAGACGTGGGACGAGGCGCTCGACCTCGGCCAGAAGGCGAAGAAGAAGGGCAAGTACCTCTTCGTCCACGGCAAGGAGGCGGCGACCTACTACCGGACGCTCCTGATCGACTCGGCGATCAAGGAGGGTGGCGACGAGGTCCGGATCGCCCTTGGCAACCTGGAGAAGGACTGCTGGTCGCACGAGGCCGTCCAGGGCGTCATCAAGATCATGGAGACCATGGTCAAGGAGAAGATGTTCGTCCCCGGCGGCTCCGGCACCCAGTTCCAGAAGGCGCAGGCGATCTGGAGCAACGACCAGAAGGCGCTGCTCTACCCGTCCGGTGGCTGGATCGAGAACGAGATGAAGGACGCCACCAAGAAGGACTTCCAGATGACCGGCGTCCCGGCGATGACGCTCACGGACAAGCCGAAGATCCCCTACGAGGCGCTCCGTGCGGCCGCGGGCGAGCCGTTCATCGTTCCCAAGCAGGGCAAGAACCCGGCCGGCGGCAAGGAGGTCCTGCGGGCGATGCTGTCCGAGAAGGCGGCCGCCAACTTCTCCAAGACGAAGCTGGCCCCGACGATCGTCAAGGGCACCGTGCCCGCCGACGGATACGGCTCCACGGCCCTCGTCTCGCAGACGAAGATGCTCGAGGCCGCGGGCGAGAACATCTTCAACTACACGTTCGTCGAGGCCTACGGCATGAACACCGACCAGCTGGTGCCGTGGAACTCGTTCCTCGCCGGCGACATCGATGGCAAGGGTCTGACCTCGGCTCTGCAGAAGATCTCCGACAAGATCCGGGAAGACGACTCCATCGAGAAGGAAAAGGTCAGCTAG
- a CDS encoding ROK family transcriptional regulator — protein sequence METPGSQSSLHRANLERVVRAVRMAGSLTQAEIARTTGLSAATVSNIVRELKDGGTVEVTPTSAGGRRARSVSLSGDAGLVVGVDFGHTHLRVAIGNLAHQVLAEEAEPLDVDASAAQGFDRAEELVGRLIEGAGVDRSKVVGVGLGVPGPIDVESGTLGSTAILPGWSGTNPGEELSGRLGVPVYVDNDANLGALGELVWGSGRGVKDLAYIKVASGVGAGLVINGQIYRGPGGTAGEIGHITLDESGPVCRCGNRGCLETFTAARYVLPLLESSHGTGLTMEKVVKLARDGDPGCRRVISDVGRHIGSGVANLCNLLNPSRVVLGGDLAESGELVLAPIRESVGRYAIPSAARQLSVLPGALGGRAEVLGALALALSEMGDSTLLDGAVPSPAPAFT from the coding sequence GTGGAGACTCCGGGGTCGCAGTCATCGCTGCACCGGGCCAATCTCGAGCGGGTGGTGCGGGCCGTACGCATGGCCGGATCGCTCACCCAGGCGGAGATCGCGAGGACGACGGGCCTTTCGGCGGCCACCGTCTCCAACATCGTCCGGGAGCTGAAGGACGGCGGCACGGTCGAGGTCACACCCACCTCGGCGGGCGGCCGCAGGGCCCGCAGCGTCTCGCTCAGCGGCGACGCGGGCCTGGTGGTCGGCGTCGACTTCGGGCACACCCACCTTCGGGTCGCGATCGGCAACCTGGCCCACCAGGTGCTCGCCGAGGAGGCCGAGCCGCTCGATGTGGACGCCTCCGCCGCGCAGGGCTTCGACCGGGCGGAAGAGCTGGTCGGCCGCCTGATCGAGGGCGCAGGCGTGGACCGTTCAAAGGTCGTGGGCGTCGGGCTCGGCGTGCCGGGACCGATCGACGTCGAGTCGGGCACGCTCGGCTCCACCGCGATCCTGCCGGGCTGGTCGGGCACCAACCCGGGCGAGGAGCTCTCCGGCCGTCTCGGGGTCCCGGTGTACGTGGACAACGACGCCAACCTGGGCGCGCTCGGCGAGCTGGTCTGGGGGAGCGGGCGCGGGGTCAAGGACCTCGCGTACATCAAGGTCGCCAGCGGTGTGGGCGCCGGGCTCGTGATCAACGGGCAGATCTACCGGGGCCCGGGCGGAACGGCCGGCGAGATCGGACATATCACCCTCGACGAGTCGGGCCCGGTCTGCCGCTGCGGCAACCGCGGCTGCCTGGAGACCTTCACCGCGGCCCGCTACGTGCTGCCACTGCTCGAATCCAGCCATGGCACGGGCCTGACGATGGAGAAGGTCGTCAAGCTCGCCAGGGACGGCGATCCGGGCTGCCGTCGCGTCATCTCCGACGTCGGGCGGCACATCGGCAGCGGTGTCGCCAACCTCTGCAACCTGCTCAATCCCTCCCGCGTGGTGCTCGGCGGCGACCTCGCCGAATCCGGCGAACTGGTGCTCGCGCCCATCCGTGAGTCGGTCGGGCGGTACGCGATTCCCAGTGCGGCACGGCAGTTGTCGGTGCTGCCCGGAGCGCTCGGCGGGCGGGCCGAAGTGCTGGGCGCACTGGCCCTCGCCCTGAGTGAAATGGGCGATTCGACACTTCTTGACGGCGCCGTGCCCTCACCCGCACCTGCCTTCACTTAG
- a CDS encoding carbohydrate ABC transporter permease, which yields MIVIVPMLWVLMSSFKSTGEILSSPFSLPDHWRVENYANAWTDANIGKYFLNSVIVVVSALVLVMLLGAMCAYILARFQFPGRRLIYYTMLAGLTFPVFLAIVPLFFQLQNLGLLNTRLGLILTYVAFALPFTVFFLYSFFRSLPHDVYEAALIDGAGDWRAFFQVMLPMASPGMAAVAIFNFLGLWNQFLLPVALNTDQDKWVLTQGMAAYASSQVYDVDYGALFAAIVVTVVPVLVVYVIFQRRIAGSVSQGTFR from the coding sequence GTGATCGTGATCGTGCCCATGTTGTGGGTACTGATGTCGTCGTTCAAATCGACCGGCGAGATCCTGTCGTCGCCGTTCTCGCTCCCGGACCACTGGAGGGTCGAGAACTACGCGAACGCGTGGACCGACGCGAACATCGGGAAGTACTTCCTGAACTCGGTGATCGTCGTTGTCTCTGCGCTGGTCCTGGTGATGTTGCTGGGTGCGATGTGCGCCTACATCCTGGCCCGGTTCCAGTTTCCCGGGCGCCGGCTGATCTATTACACGATGCTGGCCGGACTGACGTTCCCGGTCTTCCTGGCGATCGTGCCGCTGTTCTTCCAGTTGCAGAACCTCGGGTTGCTGAACACGCGTCTGGGACTGATCCTCACCTACGTCGCGTTCGCGCTGCCGTTCACGGTGTTCTTCCTCTATTCGTTCTTCCGGTCACTGCCGCATGACGTCTACGAGGCCGCGTTGATCGACGGTGCCGGTGACTGGCGGGCGTTCTTCCAGGTGATGCTGCCGATGGCCAGTCCGGGCATGGCCGCGGTGGCGATCTTCAACTTCCTGGGGCTGTGGAACCAGTTCCTGCTGCCGGTGGCGCTCAACACCGACCAGGACAAGTGGGTCCTGACCCAGGGGATGGCCGCCTACGCGTCCTCGCAGGTCTACGACGTCGACTACGGTGCGCTCTTCGCGGCGATCGTGGTCACGGTGGTGCCTGTGCTGGTCGTGTATGTCATCTTCCAGCGCCGGATTGCCGGTTCGGTGTCGCAAGGCACCTTCCGCTGA
- a CDS encoding carbohydrate ABC transporter permease → MSDKITKLEPASGRLKSAARGGRPGRRKLTFDRVTFFLAFLGIPLAVFVVFVLMPFVQAIYWAMTDWRGFSPDYNFIGLDNFTKMFEDDIFLKALRNVALLAAVVPLVTLTLALGVAVAITLGGPSKGPVRGIRGASFYRIISFFPYVVPAIIVGLIWAQMFDPNAGLVNGFLTKTGLDGFEAFAWLGEKATAMPSLMFVIIWGLVGFYAVLFIAAIKGVPAELYEAARIDGAGRFRTTISITLPAIRDSVQTAYIYLGIAALDAFVYVQAMLPNGGPANTTLTISQRLYNVAFAKQQFGYATAMGVVLAVVTLVFAALVFTVFRLTGGGEDKENARGFKARRAGAKGGAQ, encoded by the coding sequence ATGAGTGACAAGATCACCAAACTCGAACCCGCGAGCGGCCGGCTCAAGTCGGCCGCTCGCGGCGGGCGTCCCGGGCGCCGCAAGCTCACCTTCGACCGGGTGACGTTCTTCCTCGCGTTCCTCGGCATACCGCTGGCCGTCTTCGTCGTCTTCGTCCTGATGCCGTTCGTCCAGGCGATCTACTGGGCGATGACCGACTGGCGCGGCTTCAGCCCGGACTACAACTTCATCGGTCTCGACAACTTCACCAAGATGTTCGAGGACGACATCTTCCTGAAGGCGTTGCGCAACGTGGCGCTGCTCGCGGCCGTCGTACCGCTGGTGACGTTGACGCTCGCCCTCGGGGTCGCGGTGGCCATCACCCTGGGCGGGCCCAGCAAGGGCCCCGTCCGGGGGATCCGGGGTGCGTCGTTCTACCGGATCATCTCGTTCTTCCCCTATGTCGTGCCGGCGATCATCGTCGGCCTGATCTGGGCGCAGATGTTCGACCCGAACGCCGGCCTGGTCAACGGCTTCCTCACCAAGACCGGTCTTGACGGCTTCGAGGCGTTCGCCTGGCTGGGCGAGAAGGCGACCGCCATGCCGTCCCTGATGTTCGTCATCATCTGGGGACTCGTCGGGTTCTACGCGGTGCTCTTCATCGCCGCGATCAAGGGAGTTCCCGCCGAGCTGTACGAGGCGGCCAGGATCGACGGGGCCGGGCGGTTCCGGACGACGATCTCGATCACCCTGCCGGCGATCCGGGACAGTGTGCAGACGGCGTACATCTACCTGGGCATCGCCGCGCTGGACGCGTTCGTCTACGTACAGGCGATGTTGCCGAACGGCGGGCCGGCCAACACGACGCTGACGATCAGCCAGCGGCTGTACAACGTCGCCTTCGCCAAGCAGCAGTTCGGATATGCCACCGCGATGGGTGTCGTCCTCGCTGTTGTCACCCTGGTGTTCGCGGCGCTGGTGTTCACCGTCTTCCGCCTGACCGGCGGTGGCGAGGACAAAGAGAACGCGCGTGGGTTCAAGGCTCGGCGTGCTGGAGCCAAGGGAGGTGCTCAGTGA
- a CDS encoding substrate-binding domain-containing protein produces MNAMTRRVVIGTAAVSMALSLAACGKAGDDNGDEGGKDGGNKTIGLLLPESKTTRYESFDKPLIEAKVKELCSECKIDYKNAGEDVSRQKQQFDQLMAAGVKVIILDTVNSSAAKSWVEAADKKGVKVVAYDRLSEGPVSAYVSFDNEKIGQLQGQGIVDALGDKAKDSNVVMINGKESDPNAALFKKGAHSVLDKQVKKVVYEQTGEWDPSIAGKKMGTAITQLGKDGFDAVYSANDGMAGGIIAALESAGIKDVPVGGQDAELAGVQRILKGTQAFSIYKPYKPEADLTAEVAVKLLNGESIDSLITKKLDSPSNKGIPSALIQAQVITKKDIAGTVIKDGLFKASDICTADFAKACSAAGIK; encoded by the coding sequence ATGAACGCAATGACGCGCCGCGTCGTCATAGGCACCGCCGCTGTATCCATGGCACTCTCGTTGGCCGCTTGTGGCAAGGCCGGCGACGACAACGGCGACGAGGGAGGCAAGGACGGTGGCAACAAGACCATCGGTCTGCTGCTCCCGGAGTCGAAGACCACGCGCTACGAGTCCTTCGACAAGCCGCTGATCGAGGCGAAGGTCAAAGAGCTCTGCTCCGAGTGCAAGATCGATTACAAGAACGCCGGCGAAGACGTCTCGCGCCAGAAGCAGCAGTTCGACCAGCTGATGGCGGCCGGCGTCAAGGTCATCATCCTGGACACGGTCAACTCCAGCGCCGCCAAGTCCTGGGTCGAGGCCGCGGACAAGAAGGGCGTCAAGGTCGTCGCGTACGACCGGCTGTCCGAGGGCCCGGTCTCCGCGTACGTCTCGTTCGACAACGAGAAGATCGGCCAGCTCCAGGGCCAGGGCATCGTCGACGCGCTCGGCGACAAGGCCAAGGACTCCAACGTCGTCATGATCAACGGCAAGGAGTCCGACCCGAACGCCGCGCTGTTCAAGAAGGGCGCGCACTCGGTCCTGGACAAGCAGGTCAAGAAGGTCGTCTACGAGCAGACCGGTGAGTGGGACCCGTCCATCGCGGGCAAGAAGATGGGCACCGCCATCACCCAGCTCGGCAAGGACGGCTTCGACGCCGTCTACTCCGCCAACGACGGCATGGCCGGCGGCATCATCGCCGCCCTGGAGTCGGCCGGCATCAAGGACGTCCCGGTCGGTGGCCAGGACGCCGAACTCGCGGGCGTGCAGCGGATCCTGAAGGGTACTCAGGCCTTCAGCATCTACAAGCCGTACAAGCCCGAGGCCGACCTCACCGCCGAGGTCGCGGTCAAGCTCCTGAACGGTGAGAGCATCGACTCGCTGATCACCAAGAAGCTGGACAGCCCCAGCAACAAGGGCATCCCCTCCGCGCTGATCCAGGCCCAGGTCATCACCAAGAAGGACATCGCGGGCACGGTCATCAAGGACGGCCTGTTCAAGGCGAGCGACATCTGCACCGCCGACTTCGCCAAGGCCTGCTCCGCGGCCGGCATCAAGTAG